In Carya illinoinensis cultivar Pawnee chromosome 16, C.illinoinensisPawnee_v1, whole genome shotgun sequence, a single window of DNA contains:
- the LOC122298390 gene encoding piriformospora indica-insensitive protein 2-like isoform X1 — MKSITTISNVTFAVFVFCLAVWCCGEEEMDVAPMEKTEKEALYSAIQGFVGNWWNGSALYPDPCGWTPIQGVSCDLFEGFWYVTALIIGPVHDNSLGCATKLEFRPELFELKHLKTLSFFNCFVSSHRYPISIPSNNWKKLAGSLESLEFRSNPGLIGQFPASFGFLLKLQSLVLIESGLTGKLPTNIGNLINLKRLVLAGNRFNGPIPCSFGGLSQLLIFDLSRNTLSGPLPSSLGGLTSLLKFDLSNNQLEGMLPSEISNLKNLTLLDLRNNNFSGGLSKLLEETCSLEELVLSNNPIGGVFTCLEWHKLHNLVVLDLSNVGLKGEIPESISKLKRLRFLGLSDNHLTGKLPAKLSTLPCVTALYLNGNNLTGEINFSEGFLGKMGRRFGAWNNPNLCYPVGLKSPSHVPYGVKLCQKEVTVHESNPRTK, encoded by the exons ATGAAAAGCATTACCACCATCAGTAATGTTACTTTTGCTGTCTTCGTCTTCTGTTTGGCTGTTTGGTGCTGTGGGGAGGAAGAGATGGATGTAGCTCCAATGGAAAAAACAGAGAAGGAAGCTCTGTACTCTGCTATACAGGGCTTTGTGGGCAATTGGTGGAATGGATCAGCTCTATATCCAGATCCCTGTGGATGGACTCCTATACAG GGGGTCTCTTGTGATCTGTTTGAGGGGTTTTGGTACGTTACTGCGTTAATTATTGGTCCCGTTCATGACAACTCGCTTGGTTGTGCAACAAAACTAGAATTCAGACCAGAACTGTTTGAGCTCAAGCACCTCAAAACTCTATCCTTCTTCAATTGCTTCGTCTCTTCCCACAGATATCCCATCTCCATTCCATCCAATAACTGGAAGAAACTTGCGGGAAGTTTAGAATCATTAGAGTTCCGATCCAACCCTGGTCTCATTGGGCAATTTCCTGCTAGCTTTGGCTTTCTCCTGAAGCTCCAATCATTGGTGCTAATTGAAAGTGGATTAACTGGGAAATTACCAACAAATATTGGAAACTTGATCAACTTGAAGCGTCTAGTTCTTGCTGGGAACAGGTTTAATGGTCCAATTCCTTGTAGTTTTGGTGGGTTGAGTCAGCTACTTATATTTGATTTAAGTAGGAATACACTATCTGGGCCTTTGCCATCGAGTCTCGGAGGGTTGACCTCACTTTTGAAGTTTGACTTGAGCAACAATCAGCTCGAAGGTATGCTACCAAGTGAGATTAGTAACTTGAAGAATCTGACCCTTTTGGACCTTAGAAACAACAACTTTTCAGGCGGCTTGAGCAAATTGCTTGAAGAAACGTGTTCATTGGAAGAGTTGGTATTGTCCAACAACCCCATTGGTGGAGTCTTTACGTGCCTAGAGTGGCATAAACTACACAACTTAGTCGTTTTGGATCTTTCTAACGTGGGCTTGAAAGGAGAGATACCTGAATCCATCTCAAAATTAAAGAGATTGAGATTTCTGGGTCTGAGTGACAACCACCTCACGGGCAAGCTCCCTGCAAAGCTATCTACTCTACCTTGCGTTACTGCACTCTACTTAAATGGGAACAATCTGACAGGAGAGATTAATTTCTCTGAAGGGTTTCTTGGGAAAATGGGAAGGAGGTTTGGGGCATGGAACAACCCAAATCTTTGTTATCCGGTTGGGTTGAAGTCACCTAGCCATGTTCCATATGGGGTAAAACTGTGCCAGAAAGAGGTCACAGTACATGAATCCAATCCAAGAACTAAGTAG
- the LOC122299717 gene encoding GEM-like protein 4, with protein MNKRKEALRDKSYLEPNMGRMKSNAKAHPAEIPAQGYSPQQGKIDSVLKRMKKLKKKAKNFTHGVLEHVRLGHKFTEIMKWKLRLGAKILRVGGFEKVFKELFSVSEGEKLLKAFQCFLSTTAGPVAGLLFISTKKVSFCSERSIKVTSPNGEMVRFHYKVLIPLKKIKRVDLTENSRKPSAKYIEVTTWDNFDFWFMGFLNYQKSFKYLELAVSQARGN; from the exons atgaataaaagaaaagaagcccTTAGAGACAAAAGTTACTTAGAACCAAATATGGGACGCATGAAGTCTAATGCCAAAGCACATCCAGCTGAGATACCAGCTCAAGGATATTCACCACAACAAG GTAAAATAGATTCAGTACTTAAAAGGATGAAAAAGCTTAAGAAAAAAGCAAAGAACTTTACTCATGGGGTCCTAGAGCATG TAAGATTGGGGCACAAATTCACAGAAATTATGAAGTGGAAGTTGAGGTTGGGGGCTAAAATTCTTCGAGTAGGTGGATTTGAGAAGGTATTCAAGGAGTTATTTAGTGTTTCAGAAGGAGAGAAACTGTTGAAGGCTTTCCAATGCTTTTTATCAACTACAGCTGGTCCAGTAGCTGGGCTCCTCTTTATCTCCACCAAAAAGGTTTCTTTTTGTAGTGAGAGATCTATCAAAGTCACCTCTCCAAATGGAGAAATGGTTAGATTCCACTATAAG GTATTAATCCCACTGAAGAAGATAAAGAGAGTTGACCTGACTGAGAATTCGAGGAAGCCATCGGCAAAGTACATAGAAGTAACAACTTGGGATAATTTTGACTTCTGGTTTATGGGTTTCTTAAATTATCAGAAATCCTTCAAATATCTTGAGCTGGCAGTTTCTCAAGCCAGGGGGAATTGA
- the LOC122298390 gene encoding piriformospora indica-insensitive protein 2-like isoform X2, protein MHMVILAHYPIFITKKSLISDAIYGVSCDLFEGFWYVTALIIGPVHDNSLGCATKLEFRPELFELKHLKTLSFFNCFVSSHRYPISIPSNNWKKLAGSLESLEFRSNPGLIGQFPASFGFLLKLQSLVLIESGLTGKLPTNIGNLINLKRLVLAGNRFNGPIPCSFGGLSQLLIFDLSRNTLSGPLPSSLGGLTSLLKFDLSNNQLEGMLPSEISNLKNLTLLDLRNNNFSGGLSKLLEETCSLEELVLSNNPIGGVFTCLEWHKLHNLVVLDLSNVGLKGEIPESISKLKRLRFLGLSDNHLTGKLPAKLSTLPCVTALYLNGNNLTGEINFSEGFLGKMGRRFGAWNNPNLCYPVGLKSPSHVPYGVKLCQKEVTVHESNPRTK, encoded by the exons ATGCACATGGTGATTCTAGCTCATTACCCAATTTTCATCACTAAAAAATCGTTAATTTCAGACGCTATATAT GGGGTCTCTTGTGATCTGTTTGAGGGGTTTTGGTACGTTACTGCGTTAATTATTGGTCCCGTTCATGACAACTCGCTTGGTTGTGCAACAAAACTAGAATTCAGACCAGAACTGTTTGAGCTCAAGCACCTCAAAACTCTATCCTTCTTCAATTGCTTCGTCTCTTCCCACAGATATCCCATCTCCATTCCATCCAATAACTGGAAGAAACTTGCGGGAAGTTTAGAATCATTAGAGTTCCGATCCAACCCTGGTCTCATTGGGCAATTTCCTGCTAGCTTTGGCTTTCTCCTGAAGCTCCAATCATTGGTGCTAATTGAAAGTGGATTAACTGGGAAATTACCAACAAATATTGGAAACTTGATCAACTTGAAGCGTCTAGTTCTTGCTGGGAACAGGTTTAATGGTCCAATTCCTTGTAGTTTTGGTGGGTTGAGTCAGCTACTTATATTTGATTTAAGTAGGAATACACTATCTGGGCCTTTGCCATCGAGTCTCGGAGGGTTGACCTCACTTTTGAAGTTTGACTTGAGCAACAATCAGCTCGAAGGTATGCTACCAAGTGAGATTAGTAACTTGAAGAATCTGACCCTTTTGGACCTTAGAAACAACAACTTTTCAGGCGGCTTGAGCAAATTGCTTGAAGAAACGTGTTCATTGGAAGAGTTGGTATTGTCCAACAACCCCATTGGTGGAGTCTTTACGTGCCTAGAGTGGCATAAACTACACAACTTAGTCGTTTTGGATCTTTCTAACGTGGGCTTGAAAGGAGAGATACCTGAATCCATCTCAAAATTAAAGAGATTGAGATTTCTGGGTCTGAGTGACAACCACCTCACGGGCAAGCTCCCTGCAAAGCTATCTACTCTACCTTGCGTTACTGCACTCTACTTAAATGGGAACAATCTGACAGGAGAGATTAATTTCTCTGAAGGGTTTCTTGGGAAAATGGGAAGGAGGTTTGGGGCATGGAACAACCCAAATCTTTGTTATCCGGTTGGGTTGAAGTCACCTAGCCATGTTCCATATGGGGTAAAACTGTGCCAGAAAGAGGTCACAGTACATGAATCCAATCCAAGAACTAAGTAG